A portion of the Oncorhynchus masou masou isolate Uvic2021 chromosome 11, UVic_Omas_1.1, whole genome shotgun sequence genome contains these proteins:
- the LOC135548325 gene encoding zinc finger matrin-type protein 5-like: MGKRYYCDCDRPFQDNMHNRKKHMYGFQHHRSKKAWFDHFRDERWSREDPEHRASPERSIEEFLTRGEKRRATLSSGSVLKEEDDDNQPENDIPPHFLTIPDLPPSLLPPPPSGSKVWLN, encoded by the exons ATGGGGAAGCGGTACTACTGTGACTGTGACCGGCCCTTTCAGGACAACATGCACAACAGGAAAAAACACATGTACGGTTTTCAACACCACAGATCTAAAAAAGCCTGGTTTGACCATTTCAGAG ATGAAAGATGGAGCAGAGAGGACCCAGAGCACAGAGCATCCCCTGAGCGGAGCATAGAGGAGTTTCTTAccaggggggagaagaggagagccaCCCTCAGCAGTGGAAG TGTTTTGAAAGAGGAAGATGATGACAATCAACCAGAGAATGATATACCACCACATTTCCTCACAATTCctgacctccctccctcacttcttccccctccccctagtGGATCGAAAGTCTGGCTGAACTGA